One window of Choristoneura fumiferana chromosome 13, NRCan_CFum_1, whole genome shotgun sequence genomic DNA carries:
- the LOC141434040 gene encoding uncharacterized protein isoform X1: protein MRQKEPKNKEPSTPDLLNDSANVKTTVEKNRPRSCVNPSPIGYDLCPNNSRIELENNRRWSGVQLGSKLMQAFDRLVFDDSDDYTDSLENNKPSAKLTGADLKLDCSGEEWRPGSAGSCNSANTGTGSGNSGGKFRRLQLKWELLSNAESPGSPSGETSPATARGSKIPRPVSSPVRPQAPALPSPAKNTHRGIPVPVRKGSSPTASNPRAAPVTRPAAGKRPPQAANRTFPEAVQRVIASKPKEKEQVVICKPVARKPVQASRVDGQSGVAAPRPSSLPYGRAPPPPAPRRAASSSASRHRANPQKHKYVRTLWHRLPSDSGHLAFNEGERLRLILEVDDQHLLCCRGDHKGLVPRDAVLPDDF from the exons ATGAGACAAAAAGAGCCCAAAAACAAGGAACCTTCCACCCCGGACTTGCTCAATGATTCGGCTAACGTGAAGACAACCGTTGAAAAGAACAGGCCGCGCTCTTGCGTGAATCCCTCTCCGATCGGATATGATCTATGTCCGAATAATAGCAGGATAGAGTTAGAGAACAACCGTCGTTGGTCCGGGGTGCAATTGGGCTCGAAACTAATGCAGGCTTTCGACAGACTCGTGTTCGACGACAGCGACGATTACACTGACAGTCTAGAGAACAATAAACCATCCGCTAAGCTCACCGGCGCCGACTTGAAG CTGGATTGCAGTGGAGAGGAGTGGCGGCCTGGTTCGGCCGGCAGCTGCAACAGCGCCAACACCGGCACTGGCAGCGGCAACTCCGGCGGCAAGTTCCGGCGCTTGCAACTCAAATGGGAGCTGCTCAGCAACGCTGAGAGCCCCGGCTCCCCGTCTG GAGAGACTTCACCAGCGACAGCGAGGGGTTCCAAGATCCCTCGGCCGGTATCGTCTCCAGTCCGGCCACAAGCGCCCGCGTTACCGTCTCCCGCCAAGAACACGCACCG GGGAATCCCAGTCCCGGTGCGTAAAGGCTCGTCACCAACAGCGAGTAacccccgcgccgcgcccgtcACCCGCCCCGCTGCCGGGAAACGACCACCGCAGGCTGCCAACAG AACTTTCCCCGAGGCAGTCCAGAGAGTCATCGCGAGCAAGCCCAAGGAAAAGGAACAAGTTGTTATTTGCAAGCCAGTGGCTAGGAAACCTGTTCA GGCATCCCGCGTGGACGGGCAGAGCGGCGTGGCGGCGCCGCGGCCGTCGTCGCTGCCGTAcgggcgcgcgccgccgccgcccgcgccgcgccgcgccgcctccTCCTCCGCCTCGCGACATCGGGCCAACCCGCAGAAACACAA GTACGTAAGGACACTATGGCACCGGCTGCCATCAGACTCGGGGCACCTCGCGTTCAACGAAGGCGAGCGACTACGACTGATCTTAGAAGTTGACGACCAGCATTTGCTCTGCTGTCGCGGCGACCACAAAGGCTTGGTTCCCCGAGACGCGGTTCTGCCCGACGACTTCTGA
- the LOC141434040 gene encoding uncharacterized protein isoform X2 has product MRQKEPKNKEPSTPDLLNDSANVKTTVEKNRPRSCVNPSPIGYDLCPNNSRIELENNRRWSGVQLGSKLMQAFDRLVFDDSDDYTDSLENNKPSAKLTGADLKLDCSGEEWRPGSAGSCNSANTGTGSGNSGGKFRRLQLKWELLSNAESPGSPSGETSPATARGSKIPRPVSSPVRPQAPALPSPAKNTHRGIPVPVRKGSSPTASNPRAAPVTRPAAGKRPPQAANRASRVDGQSGVAAPRPSSLPYGRAPPPPAPRRAASSSASRHRANPQKHKYVRTLWHRLPSDSGHLAFNEGERLRLILEVDDQHLLCCRGDHKGLVPRDAVLPDDF; this is encoded by the exons ATGAGACAAAAAGAGCCCAAAAACAAGGAACCTTCCACCCCGGACTTGCTCAATGATTCGGCTAACGTGAAGACAACCGTTGAAAAGAACAGGCCGCGCTCTTGCGTGAATCCCTCTCCGATCGGATATGATCTATGTCCGAATAATAGCAGGATAGAGTTAGAGAACAACCGTCGTTGGTCCGGGGTGCAATTGGGCTCGAAACTAATGCAGGCTTTCGACAGACTCGTGTTCGACGACAGCGACGATTACACTGACAGTCTAGAGAACAATAAACCATCCGCTAAGCTCACCGGCGCCGACTTGAAG CTGGATTGCAGTGGAGAGGAGTGGCGGCCTGGTTCGGCCGGCAGCTGCAACAGCGCCAACACCGGCACTGGCAGCGGCAACTCCGGCGGCAAGTTCCGGCGCTTGCAACTCAAATGGGAGCTGCTCAGCAACGCTGAGAGCCCCGGCTCCCCGTCTG GAGAGACTTCACCAGCGACAGCGAGGGGTTCCAAGATCCCTCGGCCGGTATCGTCTCCAGTCCGGCCACAAGCGCCCGCGTTACCGTCTCCCGCCAAGAACACGCACCG GGGAATCCCAGTCCCGGTGCGTAAAGGCTCGTCACCAACAGCGAGTAacccccgcgccgcgcccgtcACCCGCCCCGCTGCCGGGAAACGACCACCGCAGGCTGCCAACAG GGCATCCCGCGTGGACGGGCAGAGCGGCGTGGCGGCGCCGCGGCCGTCGTCGCTGCCGTAcgggcgcgcgccgccgccgcccgcgccgcgccgcgccgcctccTCCTCCGCCTCGCGACATCGGGCCAACCCGCAGAAACACAA GTACGTAAGGACACTATGGCACCGGCTGCCATCAGACTCGGGGCACCTCGCGTTCAACGAAGGCGAGCGACTACGACTGATCTTAGAAGTTGACGACCAGCATTTGCTCTGCTGTCGCGGCGACCACAAAGGCTTGGTTCCCCGAGACGCGGTTCTGCCCGACGACTTCTGA